In the genome of Chrysoperla carnea chromosome 5, inChrCarn1.1, whole genome shotgun sequence, the window CCAATCGCTATCGTCCATTTGTTAAATCGCTGTAAAATTAAGTCTTTCaagaagttaataatttttttacttacctcAGAATTCTTTGGAATCATATGTAAACTTATCTCGTTTTGCATTTTTCCACAAGCTTTCACACAACAATGAAAAaccatcttttaattttaatatttataataaactagctgacccggtatatatataaatgttagttcgataagtttaccatagatgaCGCCAAcatcgaaataaatgttagttcaatatgtttactATGGATGGCACCGCCAccgaaataaatgttagttcaataagtttaccatagatggcgccaccatcgaaataaatgttagttcaatatgtttactATAGATGGCACCACCACCGAAACCCAACCcagttatcaagtcccacggGAATGCTGTCGAACGGGATAAAAAGTATCCTACGTccttctcctggctctaaactacctccctgccTATTTTCAGCTAAACcggttcagccgttctttagttataagtagtttaactaacacgactttgttttatatatatatagatattttataatgactgacactatttcagaataatttttgtattaaagtcTGTCAAGTATGACCAGGTAACTACGATCAAATGGTTTCTATGGTATATTTCTATGTTTGTAGAAATTAAGAAAGTTTATGTGatacataaaacttttttgtaatattcattgCCTATAATATTTAACAGCTTGATTCTACTTTAGTGACATCTCTTAAATCGAGTGATAAGTTTTTGGAGCTCACATGGTAAAAACTGTTCAACTTTCCcatctatattataatttattgtctatGGGTAAACCATTTGGGCATTTAAATAGATGCCTACAAATGTCAAATAAAGCTGTTTGTCGCTGGGATCCCACAAAATTACGGGAAACATTATCTCTATTAGTCTGGTTCACatgtacgattttttctaacttttttgtatattctcggaaaattacgaaaaaaaaaattgttcataacaaattttttaaatttaatccggAAGAAAAATAGAATCACAATGTGTGTTAATGaacatattgcaaaaaaaaaaatttcgatttactcataaacaatgtatttgtttataacaattttttaaacaacaatggtaaaaaaattgaaaaaattatttttatgtagcttttaaccataataaataatagtttaaaaaaactaaaaaaacacgcttttatagcaaatcgaactaaaaacttaaaaataatttttaataacaaagagtTTATATTACCGTAACAGAAGGTTATACaatcaatcataattaattacttaaaaataaaaatataataaaatttaagttacaaacagaattattaaattcagagTGAAAAGTCGTGGGGTGCTTGACATATTAAAGGTTATACAATCATTCTATTGGCAACTATCTATGAGTGGAGAGTTATGGAAATGTAGTGAAATGCACCCCACGCTTTTCActctgaatttaataattctgtttgtaacttaaattttattatatttttatttttaagtaattaattatgattgatCTTCTGCTACGGTAATATAAactctttgttattaaaaattatttttaagtttttagttcgatttgctataaaagcgtgtttttttaaactattatttattttatactttttagtacgatttatcaattagttttttgtggatatgtggtattaaaatgtattacgaATCGTTTCGTAATCTATTCATCTCATTTAAAGCATCACTATTGCACGGGGTTTTTCCTGTTAACTTAGAGCAATCAAGTTCTTCAATGCGAATACCGTCTAAGGTTCTTACACGACTAAGTGCCACATAAGCTTGTCCAGCAGCAAACAGTCGTGAGCCTAGATAAATGACTGCATGATCAACTGTACAACCTTGCATTTTGTGAACAGTCGAAGCCAAACTCAGGATTAGTGGCAACATTCGTCTTTTAGCAGTTCCATAGCTACGCCCtagtgggtaaacagtgaagtttacaaaaaaaattttcaaacaaaagttgtttatttttttataaagaacattttttacatttgaacttttgttctatctctaacggtttacaagacccaaattgctcatttacgaacttgacctcagtttttaggtcctgagtacgctataaaaatttcatcttgatatttcttttcgtttttgagttatcgtgttcactcTCATAGAGGATAtatgaaaagaatatatttatccTGGCGGCCCTAACAAGGATAATGGGAAATTATTAACGAATTATTGCATTGTCACCGGTTCTTGAGACGTATGCAAAGTTTCAAGTTAATCAGATGGTGAAAGAAACCGGTGAAAATCGTgctcaaagattccgttacatagttacatacatacatacaaacaaacaaatatacagcccaagcttataaaagcgtgttaaaaaattaaaccaattcaaaaattaaaaaataaattttttttcataactttttttcatttgttaattttcaaatgttaacaacaaattgaaaaatcaaaattttagaattttaaaaacggCACTTTATTTGTAAGCCTATTAAGAATACCTTCATGGAGGGGAAAAAATTCTGGGgttttagtttaataattatcggAGATTTAATGTTAACATTTTGTATAGAAACAATTGTTGGTTAACAATTACATAACAAATGGAAAAAttgggataaaaatttttaaaccacggattattgtttattcatgtatctcaaaactacattaatttttttatttcttaatatttatattttatatgtttaaataattttttttgttagtaggtcTCAGAAACAGAACGCGCGCGAGAGCCAGACTTgccgtattattattatctcttgtataaatattagagatacaatttcggcatttggaactttattttaaaaaatttcttcatctttttggatcttttcagattttgaaaattttcaacatttttggaGTTAATCAAAACAAACTGAGCCCCCTATTTTCTTTTTCActtaatttataacttttgcaattttttccagcgccatttcggatttttcagtaaactttctacataaaattacgaatcgaatgacacTTATTTCGTAACTTTtcgagaatatacaaaaaagttagaaaaaatcgtatACGTGAACCAGACTATTATAAGTGcgaaagtttgtttgtttgttacgctttcacgctaaaactagcgaatggtttctAATGTATACAGATATAGAGAATAGAGAATAGAGATAATGTTTCCCGTAATTTTGTGGGATCCCAGCGACAACAgctttatttgacatttataggCATGTAAGCCCAATGCTAAAGGAAGCTTTATGCCAAAAATTAGCTATGAACACGAACGTGAAGGTAAAAAACTCTTTATTCAAAAtggataattttacaaaaaacaaacttttaattttactgaatctctgtagattttaaattttagacctgcaagctttcattaaaattctttaaatcttCGTCACTCAggtaactaaatattttttcagtagAATCTAAAATTTGTCCAGGTAACTTAAGAAAGttgataaagaaaaaatgaaaaattttattggcttgTCTTTGTAATTCTTTTCTATCCATGCccattttgaaatgattttttaatattctactgtatattggaaattttgtttgatagTCATCTGTTTTTAGAACCTGCACTATATTTTCATTGCACAAACATGATGCTAATGAGCTTATATCTTTTACcaatatatcataaaatgaaattttagtattattaatcTTTTCTGCTTTCATTCTTACTATTTCTTTCTCACATTTATCCTGATAATcttctttattaatattattaagttttctattaTAACTTTCACTGATATCTAATAAATTTGCGGTTTTCATTTTAACTATGTAACGTTTAAAAACTTCAAGAATTTTCTTTACCGGACGAATATAAGCATGAGGGTTGCGTCGAGAGAATGAGCGGTATCTAGTCATGATATAATCAAGAGCTTTATGCATTGATATACACGTCAAATAAATATCAGAACCATAATCCAGGAGAGTTCCAACAACTTCTGCATTTAGTCCGTTTTGACAGGCGTATTGAAGTGCTGTTCTATCAAACTCATCTGTAGAGTTAATATCAGCTCCAAATATCAAGAGCAtctcaataattttcatattgcCATTAGCTACAGCCAAGTGCAATGGTGTAACACAGTTACGTACAATTTCGGAGTTAACGTTGGcattatatttcaaaagaacTTCAACAACTTTTGCATATCCTTTTTTAGCAGCATAGTGAAGTGTTGTTGCGCCATCTTTAGCTTGAGCGTTTACATTAGCACCTTTACTTAGAAGCAGTTcagcaatttctcctttaatattcatataattaagATCCTCAATTTCACTTTCTTCACTCAGAGTAGTAAAATGCAATACTGATCTTCCATGTTGATCCCTAGCATTTATACGAACATCATGTTGCAAAAGAGTTTCAACGATTTCTTTGCACCCTTTCATAACAGCAATAATCAGTAGCTCAGGATTTTTTACTTTAGCTTTATTACTTATAAGTAGCTcggtaatttttaaatcattattatttatagcaaAAAATATTGGAGTTTTTCCGATTGTAGTTTTACCATTTACAGCAGCTCCATAGCTTATTAATAATTTAGCTGCTTCTTCCTGTCTATATTTGACTGCAAAATGTAAAGGTCTAAGTCCTTCTTCACCAACTGGATTGTGTAAAATATTCACATCAGCACCATAGTTCAATAGGTCTTCAGCAACTTTCAAATATCCCTGTTCAACAGCAACAAATAATAACTTTGGATTAGATGCATCTTCAGGGCTAATAGTAAAACCATAATCTAAAAGAGCCTTAACAATCTCCTTGTACTCTCCTTCTTGGCATTGTATtgcagttttaaaagaatttctgTTACTTTCATTGTTAATAtcaggaaaatattttaaaacatcttCAACAATCTTTAAATTTCCTGCTTCAACAGCAAGATTTAGTATGGTTTTACCTTCTTTATCCAGATTATTAATTTCAACTCCATGTTGTAAGAACAGTCTTACGATTTGTgcacgatttttatttatagcaatGTGAAGTggtgttaaattacctttagtGCTAAGACTAATATCAGCACCTCTATTCAAGAATAATTTCACAGTTTCTGTATTACCATTTTCAGGACTCTCACAAGCAAAATGTAGTGGTGTATACTCTTCTTTCAATGTTAAAGAGTTAATACAAGCACCATAGTCTAGAAGATCTTCGGCAATACGGTAGTGTGCTTCCTCAGCAGCAATATGAAGAGGAGCTATATTATCTGCCGCTTTAGCGTCAACATAAGCacctttacttaaaattaacgtGACAACTTCTTTATTACCTTCTGCAACAGCAAAGTGCAGTGGTTTATAGCCATTACTCTCTCTTTTAACCAGTCCACGGCGCATAATTGTCCtacaaattataacatttttcttatattaacaaaattatttcttatattagCATTCATAActcattgtaattattttcaattttaatacaataaatagaCGTTATTAAGGGAATCAATCGGTACACTTATTAGAGTAAGAGCCAGTGCCTGTCCGACATATGTTCAAGTACAAAagctgaaaatgtttttgcgtGTTCATACTGGTGTAGGGAACAATTATTGGGGGTTaaaaaccttgactaacggtgcCTTCGGTAGGTATCAGGTAATCTAGGGGCGCAGTACCtgagctctctcacgttaaattataaaagctgaaatttacacagagtgttcaaatcaCCATtctaagtcaatattgaaaaggTCAGACCTATCTGAAGGGTCTAACACTCCCCCAGACGCggtagaaggtcaaatgcaCTGAAAAAGCCTCGCTCAGGTACATGAATGCATTTAAGAGAGTATTATTAGTgcagtttaaattttataattaataaaagtgaatattatttaaaaattatcatacaataatttttaaataaccagATATATTCGAAGGGTTGAACACCCCCTTAGACTGAATAAAGGCTAGCTAGAACTATGCATAAGAGAgcattaaaaaactgttattgAATTTGATgcgaacaaaattatttattcggtacatagaaattaaatttaagggGGTGTTCAACCCTTCGAATATACctggttatttaaaaattattgtatgataatttttaaataatattcacatataactttcattaattataaaatttaaactgcACTAATACTCTCTTAAATGCATTCATGTACCTGAGCAAGGCTCTTTCAGTGCATTTGACATTCTACCGTGTCTGGGGGAGTGTTAGACCCTTCAAATAGGTCTGAccttttcaatattgacttagaATGGtgatttgaacactctgtgtaaatttcagcttttataatttaacgtgagagagctcaGGTACTGCGCCCCTAGATTACCTGATACCCAGCGAAGgcaccgttagtcaaggtttgtaacCCCCAAATATTGTTCCCTACACCAGTAAGAacacccaaaaaaaatttcagcttttatacatACGTATGTCTGACAGGCACTGCCTCTTAGTCTATATGGCTATGACGTGTACCAAATGTCACAAATCTgtaattttggtaaatattcAGTTTAGCTTCTTAAAAATGCTCCTATAACGccagaaaaaaactaaattatagtatttttttacctAGATTACGAATCTGTTTGCggaaatggtaaaaaattgacgttttttctttaattatcgaaaaaacatacaaaatttcatattcatTTTTCGAACTATTTTTGTgtctagaaataaataattggttaaataaaataaagatgagTTCTTAATTAccttgataattattaaaattgccaaaattatataaaacaatttcaaaaatgaaattatttgttttgtttttatgctTTTGTATACGTGTACCATAGACTATATCAGTAAATacccatagataaaatatatgtaaataccATAGACTAAGGTAATATAAAGACCAGGTATTCAGCTCCACTTATTTAGCCGCTCATTTAAACCCGATCCCATTTTTTCCACTTCAATTCTTTGATggttaatttagaaaaaaattttatttagaaaaaaattcctaatcgaccaacattttttttttatccgcTCAATAGCAAAATTCTTGAGACTTTTTTTGTTCAATCGACGTAAAGACAATTGATGGTGATTGATGGTCTcacatttatattgaaaaaataagtgaaaacaaacaattgattgagttaattgttgaaataccatgtatagacagtgttcattactctgtcacataacacatgcatacatgtcacacatatataacttatattaccatataatacatactatacaatttgagcATAATTAGCGTCCTCACGGAtaatcagtgatgtttacaaaaaaatgtttcaaacaaaagtagtttatttttttataaggaacattttttacacttaaactttgttctatctctaacggtttacaagacccaattgacctatgttgctcatttacgaactcgacctcactttttacgtcctaatcacgctataaaaattttagcttgatatctcttttcgtttttgagtaatcgtgatgacagacgagaagacagacgatagacaggcaaccgtaaatggactaattaggtgattttatgaacaccaaaattttgtccatagtatcaatatttttaatcgttacaaacttgggactaaacttatccATTATAAGCATTGATTTTAGAGTTTTATATAGACTAGTGAGAaacgtgccaacatctgaggtaattgcttaggccAGCTagggatatttataaaaaaaatacatttatcaaaagaatatagggacattcatcaaaaaatatacattgaatatagggacatttatcaaaaacacatacattgaatgtcaaattttcatatcacaaaatgttttacataaaacattgtgatttcactgaactttttcgctttttgacttaaaaaatacttatcacgtatcactttatattttttctgacGAGATTGCAATGGTTTTCTTACGAGATTACAATGGtgctaaaacttaaaaattttgcttggaaccatatagacctcttttaaaaatagttttctgaagccaaagcaaaaaacagcccccaaagccagtccatacacccctcaagcaattatttccagaaagtgttaaattttccgtttttcgcaaaaatatagATCAAGgggtcattttacgggtaagttacttattataaaatcaaaagataataaaaaatactacaatttaaaaaaaaatttaactccgtaggacaaaatggcataaaatggcaaccattttaaacaattcactaaatTGGTAATTTTGGCAGAAcgatttaacggatttcgctaaaattttaaccgaaagttgtaaataataaaacctattattgatattagtttcatttaaatcaatcaaatatttttcaagttacagtcaaatgaactgttttaccatatgtatatttacatatatatataactgggaggggaagggacgaaacctcttcaaaaaaatatgaggagtagttcttaacattgactacaaacctgccaaatttggatatgcaccgatgtctcctcttgcgaatataaaataaaaatgataaaatttctgaaaaaaattccattttcgacgccattttgttggttagacaaaagcgtttttttcctttaaaatgtttaattatttttttgttttactgttttaagtacatgatttggaaaaaaggatatttgatagcatttcaaataaaaatgtgataCCAAACCATGttctaaaacagtaaaacaaaaaaatgtaaaaatttaaattgtatttagaatttggcattgagtattttaaaaaaggcggtCAATTGATTGAAGCGCTATCTCGTGAATCGAGTGAGAACTAAATCTGCAAGTTTCCTTGGTGATGATAGAGATGCCTATCTTAatctatagtataatataaatatttattatctatgagtttaactataattaaaaatacgatCACAGTTTATCAATActtgaaaaaaacaagtgaaaacaaacaattgactgagttaattgttgaaataccatataaagacAGTGTTTATTATACTGTTACattatacatgtcacatatacataactgataattccatataatatacatactatacaatttgcgccctcatatgtaaacagtgatatttacgaaaaatatttacgtatcaaacaaaagttgtttatttttttgtaaggaacactTTTTAGGTTCAAACtgttgttttatctctaacggcttacaagatttgtcctacggacccaagatccaattgagctattttgttcatttaagaACTCAATCTCACTTTATACGTCTGAATacgctataataatttcagcttgatatctcttttcgtttttgagacatcgtgttgtcagacggacaggcggacagCTAGACAGACAACAAAATTGGGCTTATTTATGAATATCTATACCACAATTTTtcagc includes:
- the LOC123301378 gene encoding ankyrin-3-like, coding for MRRGLVKRESNGYKPLHFAVAEGNKEVVTLILSKGAYVDAKAADNIAPLHIAAEEAHYRIAEDLLDYGACINSLTLKEEYTPLHFACESPENGNTETVKLFLNRGADISLSTKGNLTPLHIAINKNRAQIVRLFLQHGVEINNLDKEGKTILNLAVEAGNLKIVEDVLKYFPDINNESNRNSFKTAIQCQEGEYKEIVKALLDYGFTISPEDASNPKLLFVAVEQGYLKVAEDLLNYGADVNILHNPVGEEGLRPLHFAVKYRQEEAAKLLISYGAAVNGKTTIGKTPIFFAINNNDLKITELLISNKAKVKNPELLIIAVMKGCKEIVETLLQHDVRINARDQHGRSVLHFTTLSEESEIEDLNYMNIKGEIAELLLSKGANVNAQAKDGATTLHYAAKKGYAKVVEVLLKYNANVNSEIVRNCVTPLHLAVANGNMKIIEMLLIFGADINSTDEFDRTALQYACQNGLNAEVVGTLLDYGSDIYLTCISMHKALDYIMTRYRSFSRRNPHAYIRPVKKILEVFKRYIVKMKTANLLDISESYNRKLNNINKEDYQDKCEKEIVRMKAEKINNTKISFYDILVKDISSLASWRSYGTAKRRMLPLILSLASTVHKMQGCTVDHAVIYLGSRLFAAGQAYVALSRVRTLDGIRIEELDCSKLTGKTPCNSDALNEMNRLRNDS